From Demequina capsici, one genomic window encodes:
- the ybeY gene encoding rRNA maturation RNase YbeY, which produces MIEVNNETEAEVDEIEFAELARFVLREMHVAEEAELAILFVDEPAMEQLHIQWMDEPGPTDVLSFPMDELRPGTADEPTPAGLLGDIVVCPSVAAAQAVKAGHTAEEEMLLLTTHGILHLLGYDHVEPEEEKEMFALQRQLLLTFLAGRAA; this is translated from the coding sequence GTGATCGAGGTCAACAACGAGACCGAGGCCGAGGTCGACGAGATCGAGTTCGCCGAACTCGCGCGCTTCGTGCTGCGGGAGATGCACGTCGCGGAGGAGGCTGAGCTGGCGATCCTCTTCGTCGACGAGCCCGCGATGGAGCAGCTGCACATCCAGTGGATGGACGAACCGGGCCCCACCGACGTGTTGAGCTTCCCCATGGATGAGCTCCGGCCCGGGACCGCTGACGAGCCCACGCCGGCAGGTCTGCTGGGGGACATCGTGGTGTGCCCCTCCGTGGCGGCGGCGCAGGCGGTCAAGGCCGGCCACACGGCCGAGGAGGAGATGCTGCTCCTCACGACGCACGGGATCCTTCACCTGCTCGGCTACGACCACGTCGAGCCGGAGGAGGAGAAGGAGATGTTCGCGCTTCAGCGTCAGCTCCTGCTCACGTTCCTCGCCGGCCGCGCCGCGTGA
- a CDS encoding hemolysin family protein — protein MDAFPWTTLIILVVVATLGAGVMHAVVASFEQVPYARERELESSRRPDGRRTSVAKLAALPDHADSASSVVYSVLEALALVSWAFIAWQIADGLDWSWGWVLAAAAGVGAVLSLLVIRAVPRGLAKAYPESTLRALAPVAWFFVWITTPIRAVVPALSYPELTEAEDLVEQAEGALEADEAELLRSIVGLGETLVREVMVPRTDMITIQAGTPVRKAMLLFLRSGFSRVPVIGDGTDDVRGVIYLKDCVRDTWDSSERLEEPVDALMRDPEFVPESLAVDELLRRMQDEVFHLGVVVDEFGGVAGLVTIEDALEEIVGEVVDEHDRVAPEAEALPGGAYRVPARMPLDELAELFDVEIDDEDVETVAGLLTKALGKVPIPGAHAKAHGLELLADRAEGRRRRLTSVVVRRDDEPEPTDTGERRTVRAGRSRRKEHDDD, from the coding sequence ATGGATGCCTTCCCCTGGACGACGCTGATCATCCTGGTCGTGGTCGCCACGCTGGGCGCGGGTGTCATGCATGCGGTCGTCGCCTCCTTCGAGCAGGTGCCGTATGCGCGCGAGCGCGAGCTTGAGTCCTCGCGCAGGCCCGACGGGCGCCGCACGTCCGTGGCGAAGCTCGCGGCGCTTCCGGATCACGCCGATTCCGCCTCCTCCGTCGTGTACTCCGTGCTGGAGGCGCTTGCACTCGTCAGCTGGGCGTTCATAGCCTGGCAGATCGCCGACGGGCTCGACTGGAGCTGGGGATGGGTGCTCGCGGCGGCTGCGGGAGTGGGAGCGGTGCTCTCGCTGCTGGTCATCCGGGCCGTCCCGCGCGGTCTGGCGAAGGCGTACCCCGAGAGCACGTTGCGGGCGCTCGCGCCTGTCGCATGGTTCTTCGTGTGGATCACGACGCCGATCCGCGCTGTCGTGCCCGCGCTCAGCTACCCGGAGCTCACTGAGGCCGAGGACCTGGTGGAGCAGGCGGAAGGTGCGCTGGAGGCGGACGAGGCGGAGCTGCTGCGCTCGATCGTCGGCCTGGGGGAGACCCTGGTGCGCGAGGTCATGGTGCCTCGCACCGACATGATCACGATCCAGGCAGGCACACCGGTTCGGAAGGCGATGCTGCTGTTCCTGCGGTCGGGGTTCTCCCGGGTGCCGGTGATAGGCGATGGCACGGACGATGTGCGCGGCGTGATCTACCTCAAGGACTGCGTGCGGGACACCTGGGACAGCTCTGAGCGGCTCGAGGAGCCTGTGGACGCGCTCATGCGCGATCCCGAGTTCGTCCCTGAGTCGCTGGCGGTCGACGAGCTTCTGCGCAGGATGCAGGACGAGGTCTTCCACCTGGGCGTGGTGGTGGACGAGTTCGGCGGCGTGGCGGGCCTCGTCACCATCGAGGATGCGCTCGAGGAGATCGTCGGCGAGGTGGTGGACGAGCACGACCGCGTGGCGCCCGAAGCAGAGGCGTTGCCAGGCGGCGCCTATCGCGTGCCGGCGCGCATGCCGCTGGATGAGCTCGCGGAACTGTTCGACGTCGAGATCGATGACGAGGACGTGGAGACCGTCGCAGGTCTCCTGACCAAAGCGCTCGGCAAGGTGCCTATCCCGGGTGCCCACGCCAAGGCTCATGGGCTTGAGCTGCTCGCGGACCGCGCGGAGGGCCGACGGCGTCGGCTCACTTCCGTGGTGGTCCGACGTGACGACGAGCCCGAGCCCACCGACACTGGAGAGCGCCGCACGGTGCGTGCGGGCAGGTCCCGCAGGAAGGAGCATGACGATGACTGA
- the era gene encoding GTPase Era, whose translation MTMTEEPEGFRSGFACFVGRPNAGKSTLMNALVGEKVAIMSSRPQTTRRAIRGIVTRDDAQLVVVDTPGLHRPRTLLGERLNDLVRETFAEVDVIGFCLPADEKVGPGDKWIARELSEARAPVVAIVTKVDKVSRERVAEHLLEVSQLGDWADVVPVSSVKDIQVDVLTDVLVGRLPQGPALYPSGEVTDEPEDIMVAELIREAALEGVRDELPHSLAVVIEEMIEPGEETSSREVLEIRANVYVERDSQKGIVIGRAGSRLKEVGATAREGIERLLGRKVYLDIHVKVAKEWQRDPKQLGRLGF comes from the coding sequence ATGACGATGACTGAGGAACCGGAGGGCTTCCGCTCGGGCTTCGCCTGCTTCGTCGGGCGCCCGAACGCGGGCAAGTCCACGCTGATGAATGCCCTGGTAGGGGAGAAGGTGGCGATCATGTCCTCCCGTCCCCAGACCACGCGACGCGCCATTCGTGGCATCGTCACCCGGGACGACGCCCAGCTGGTGGTGGTCGACACGCCCGGTCTGCACCGCCCTCGCACGCTGCTCGGGGAGAGGCTGAACGACCTTGTCCGCGAGACGTTCGCCGAGGTCGACGTGATCGGCTTCTGCCTGCCCGCCGACGAGAAGGTCGGCCCAGGCGACAAGTGGATCGCGCGCGAGCTGTCCGAGGCACGCGCCCCTGTCGTCGCGATCGTCACCAAGGTGGACAAGGTGTCACGCGAACGCGTGGCCGAGCACCTGCTCGAGGTGTCGCAGCTGGGAGACTGGGCGGATGTGGTGCCCGTGTCGTCGGTCAAGGACATCCAGGTGGACGTCCTGACGGACGTGTTGGTGGGGCGTCTTCCCCAGGGGCCAGCCCTCTACCCCTCGGGTGAGGTCACCGATGAGCCCGAGGACATCATGGTGGCCGAGCTGATCCGTGAGGCGGCGCTCGAAGGCGTGCGCGACGAGCTGCCGCATTCTCTCGCGGTGGTCATCGAGGAGATGATCGAGCCGGGGGAGGAGACTTCCTCGCGCGAGGTGCTCGAGATCCGCGCGAACGTCTACGTGGAGCGCGACTCTCAGAAGGGCATCGTCATCGGACGCGCGGGTTCGCGTCTCAAGGAGGTCGGCGCTACGGCACGCGAGGGCATCGAGCGGCTGCTCGGGCGCAAGGTCTACCTGGACATCCACGTCAAGGTGGCCAAGGAGTGGCAGCGGGACCCGAAGCAGCTGGGGCGCCTGGGGTTCTGA
- a CDS encoding PH domain-containing protein, which yields MVWRSSVQARILVNLLSYPASFLMILLVASADSNGSRDTSGVVVFGIAAVLMTAWASAAAFRARVVVDGESFTVVNTWVTFRYPRTAVAGVASDGLSFLRVDFTDGSSRRCWAIQATNLMLMLRRRTRVDKVADEILEALGGEGRVVSSEPFEVARSWSGLPIHAWVLIAIYVAMVVQWFATT from the coding sequence ATGGTGTGGCGCAGCTCGGTGCAAGCGAGGATCCTCGTAAACCTCCTCTCGTATCCGGCCTCGTTCCTGATGATCCTGCTGGTGGCGTCGGCCGATTCCAACGGGAGTCGCGACACGTCGGGTGTGGTCGTCTTCGGCATCGCCGCCGTGTTGATGACGGCGTGGGCGTCTGCGGCGGCGTTTCGTGCGCGTGTGGTGGTCGACGGGGAGTCGTTCACGGTGGTGAATACGTGGGTGACGTTTCGGTATCCGCGGACGGCGGTTGCGGGGGTGGCGTCGGACGGGTTGTCGTTCTTGCGGGTCGATTTCACGGATGGGTCGAGTCGGCGGTGTTGGGCGATCCAGGCGACGAATCTGATGTTGATGTTGCGTCGTCGCACGAGGGTGGACAAGGTTGCTGACGAGATCCTCGAAGCGTTGGGTGGTGAGGGTCGGGTGGTGTCGAGTGAGCCGTTCGAGGTGGCGAGGTCGTGGTCGGGGTTGCCGATTCACGCGTGGGTGCTGATCGCGATCTACGTGGCGATGGTCGTGCAATGGTTCGCCACCACGTGA